A segment of the Neisseria chenwenguii genome:
TCAATTTCCCGACCATTCCGCTACGGCGTCGGCAAACATGGCGGCGACGTCGAAGTTTTTCTGTTTCATGATTTCTTGGAAACCGGTCGGGCTGGTGACGTTGACTTCGGTCAGGTTGCGGCCGATGACGTCCAAACCCGCCAGCAGGATGCCGCGGCGTTTGAGTTCGGGGGAGAGGGTTTCGGCGATTTCGCGGTCGGTTTCGCTTAACTCCTGCGCTACACCGCGTCCGCCGGCGGCGAGGTTGCCGCGGGTTTCGCCTTTTTGCGGAATCCGCGCCAGCGCAAACGGCACGACTTTGCCGCCGATGACGAGGATGCGTTTGTCTCCGTCAATGATTTCGGGAATGTAGCGTTGCGCCATGATGGTGCGGGTATCGAGCCGCATCAGGGTTTCCAGAATGCTGCCGATATTGGGGTCGGTTTCGGTCAGACGGAAAATACCCATGCCGCCCATGCCGTCGAGCGGCTTGACGATGATGTCGCCGTGTTCCTGCAAAAAGGCGCGTACGTTGGCGGCGCGGGTGGTTACTAAAGTCGGCGCGGTAAATCCGCTGAAATTCAAGATGGCGAGCTTTTCGTTGAAATCGCGCATGGACTGCCCGCTGTTGAACACTTTCGCGCCCTGCGTTTCGGCCAGCGTCAAAAGTTGGGTGGCGTAGAGGTACTGCATATCGAAGGGCGGGTCGGTGCGCATAATTACGGCATCGAAATCTTTTAAGGCCGTCTGAATTTTTTCCTGCACGCGAAACCAGTCGTGATCGTGGTCGTCTTTGGCACCGAGAAATTCAAACGGCGCGGCGTTTGCGCCGACCAAGCCGTTGCGAACGGACAATTCGCTGCTTAAGGTGTGGAAAAGCTGCCAGCCGCGTTTGGCCGCTTCGTGCATCATGGCGTAGGTGGTGTCTTTATAGGTTTTGAAACTTGCCGGCGGGTCGGCGATAAACAGGATTTTCATCGGATTTCCTTATGGTAAACGCCTGCCATCATACCCTTGATAAAGGCTGTCTGAAAAGTGGCGGACGGGTTTCAGACGGCCTCGGCTTATTCCGCTGCCAGCGAGAGCATTTCGGCGGCGTGGCTGCGGGTAGTGTCGGTAATGGTTTCGCCGCCGAGCATCCGGGCGATTTCTTCGGTGCGGCCGTTGTTGTCCAATACTTTGATTTCGCTGACGGTTTGTTCGCCTTCGCTGTGTTTGCTGACCTGCCAGTGGTTTTCGCCGCAGGCGGCGACTTGGGGGAGGTGGGTGACGGCGAGCACTTGGTGGGCTTTGCCGAGTTTGCGCAGGGCTTTGCCGACGGTTTCGGCGACGCCGCCGCCGATGCCGGTATCGACTTCGTCGAAAATCAGCGTGGGGACGTTGGTGTACTGGCTGGCGACGACTTGCAGCGACAGGCTGATGCGGGCGAGTTCGCCGCCGGATGCGACTTTGTTGAGCGGGCGCTCGGGGCTGCCTTTGTTGGCGGCGACTTGGAACTGTACTTGTTCCAAGCCGTGCGCAGTCGGTGATGAGGGCAGCAGCGCGATGGTGAAACTGGCGCCTTTCATGGCCAGATGCTGCATATGTTCGGTGGTTTCTGCGCCGAGCCGGCCGGCGGCCCGGTGGCGTAATGCGGACAGGACTTGCGCGGCTTCTTGGTAGTCGGCATGGCTTTGGGCGACGTTTTGTTCGAGCGCAGCCAAGTCGGTGGCGGCTTGGAGGTTTTGCAGTTTGGCGTCGATTTCGGCGAGTTTTTGCGGCAGCTCTTCAGGTTCGACGCGGTATTTGCGCGCCATGCCCATCAATTCGCCCATGCGCTGTTCCTGTGCGGCCAATTCGGCGGGGTTGAGGTCGGAACGGGCGGCAACGTCGCGCATATTGGCGCTGATTTCGCCCAGTTCGGCTTCGATGCTGGCGAGCATATTCAGGCTTTCGGCAAAACGCGGCTCGATGGATTGCAGATTGCCCAAGAGCTTTTGGCATTGGTAGATTTGGCGTTGCAGGCCGCTGTCGCCGTCTATGGTGCTGCCGACCTGTTCGGCGGCTTGCAGCAGCTCGGCGGCGTGCGCCAGCGTGTCGTGGCTTTGATTGAGGTTTTCCCACTCGCCTTGTTGCAGGTCGAGCCGGCTTAATTCGTTGAACTGCCATTCCAGCCTCTCGCGCTCGATGGCGGCGGTTTCCGACTGCGCCTGTGCTTCTTGGAGCGCTTTTTTGGCATTGACCCAGTTTTGGTAATGCTGCTTGACCGTTTCGGCCTGCGCGCTTGCGCCGGCAAATGCGTCGAGCAGGCTGCGCTGGGCGGATTCCTGGTTGAGCGAGTGGTGGGCGTTTTGGCCGTGAATATCGATCAGCTGCTCGCCCACGGCTTTAAGTTGCGCGAGTGTGGCGGCTTGGTTGTTAAGGTAGCTGCGGCTTTTGCCTTTGGCATCGATGATGCGGCGGATGCTCAATTCTTCGCTGCCGTCTTCGAGCAGTCCTTGTTCGCGTAACTGGCTTTGCAGCGCGGGCAGCGCGGAAATGTCAAACAGGGCAGACAACTGCGCTTCTTTCGCGCCGTTGCGCACCTGACTATAATCGGCTTTGTCTCCCAGCAAAAGCCCGATGGCGTCGAGCGTGATGGATTTGCCCGCGCCGGTTTCGCCGGTGAGGACGGTAAAACCGCTTTGGAAATCGAGGTTTAAATTTTCGACAATGACAAAATCGCGTAGGGAGAGCGCCAGCAGCATAGCTTATCCTTGATATAGGCCGTCTGAAAAAACGGTTTTAAACTTTTTCTGATTATAGCTAAGATTTTTTATAGTTTGAATAAGATTTTTCGTAGTTTGCTGATGATTTTGTTTAGTGTGGATTTAATTAATTGAATTTTATGGATTTGTTTTGTTACGAAAAGGCCGTCTGAAAGTTTCAGACGGCCTTTTGAATCGGTTTACATGAAGATGTCGAAGATGAGTACCAGCGCTAAAGCGGTGAACGATCCGATAAACGAAACCATGGTTTTGGCCATAAACTGATCTTTGACTTCTTTCAAGCCGTAGAGACCGTTGAATACCCAGAATCCGCTGTCGTTGAAATAGCTGAAAGAGACGGCACCGGCGCAGGTGGACATGGCCACGAGGGTAGGATTCAGCCCCAGTTGCGGGACGAGCGGCGCGGTTAGGGTGGCGGCGGTAATCAGGGCGACGGTGGCGCTGCCGAGTGAAATACGCATGAGTGCGGCGATAACAAACGGAATCAGGATGCCGGGCATACCGATGGTGAGAACAGCTTCGCCCAGCGCGTTACCGATACCCGCGTCGCGTACAACGTAGCCTAATGCACCGCCGGCACCCGTGATGAACAGAATCATACCGGTAGATTTCACACCTTCTTCAATCGATTTATCCAGCTCTTCTTTTGAGTGGCGTACACCCAAGCCGTAGAGGGCAATCAACAGACCGACAATCAGGGCGATAACGGGGTGGCCGATCATTTTCAGGAAAGCGGCAAATCCGTTTTCAAGTTTGAGGAAGCTGACGACGGTATTGCCCAGAATCAGAATCAGCGGAATGACAATCGGGGCAAATGAGAGGAATGCACCGGGCAGATTCATTTCTTGATAAATCCGTTCTACGTTTTCAATAGATTTGACGTATTCCTCTTTGAACTCTTTGCGTTCGAAGTCTGTGCCGTCTTCCGTCGGGATTTGATAGATTTTTTTACCCAACCATTTTGAGTAAAGTGTCGAGGCAACCAATACCGGCAGCGTCATGACCATACCCCAAAGAATCATCATGCCCATATCGACATCCAAAATCCCGGCAACAGCCAGCGGACCCGGAGTGGGTGGAATGAAAACGTGGGCCAGTTGCAGGCCGGTTGCCATGGCTAATCCGAGGCCGATGACGCTTTTCCCCGTCATGCGGGAGAGGGATTTGGCCAACGGGGTCAGAATCACCAGCCCTGAATCGGCAAAAACAGGAATGGCGACGACATAACCGGTTAGTGCCAATGCCCATTCTTCCTTGGCTTTACCGATGGTTTTAATGATGGAGAACGCCATTTGCTGGGCAGCGCCGGATTTTTCCAAAATGGCGCCCATCATGACGCCGAGGCCGATGATGATACCTGTGCTGCCGAGTGTGCTGCCGAAACCGCTGGTAATCGATTTGATAACGTCACCGAAGGGCAGACCACCGATCATGCCGGTTACCAAAGACGAAATAATCAGCGCAACGAAAACGTGGATGCGGGTTTTCATTGCCAGCACCAACAAAAGAATGATACCGACGGCCAAGCCGATGAGCATTTGGCCTGTGCTTACTGCTGCTGCTTCCATTTTTGTTTCCTTATAAAAGGTTTTATTGAAACTGACTGCCTAACATTTTCAGACGGCTTGATATGGAAAAAAGTTTTGTATAGAGAACTAAAATAAGAAATCTACTTCGTTGGCTGCGGCTTGCCGTACTATGTGTACTGTCTGCGCCTTGCCGCCTTATATCTTTCTTATTTGATTTCACTATTAAAAAACGTTTTGCCGTTTTGCGCAGACCGCTTTCAGACGGCCTGCGCATCAACGGATACGTCAGGTAAGCAAGACGTTTGTTTTAACGCACCAGACACGGTTTTTTGTTGTCGAATTCCCAACCCGGAATCAGGTACTGCATCGCCATGGCGTCGTTGCGTGCGCCCAAGCCCATGTTTTTGTAGAGTTCGTGGGCTTTTTGGACTTGATCCATGTCGAGTTCAATGCCCAAACCCGGTTTTTTCGGCACTTCCACCAAGCCGCCTTTGATTTGCAGCGGTTCTTTGGTAAGCCGCTGGTTGCCTTCCTGCCAAATCCAGTGGGTGTCGATGGCGGTAATGTTGCCCGGTGCGGCTGCGGCAACATGGGTGAACATCGCCAGCGAAATATCGAAGTGGTTGTTGGAGTGCGAGCCCCAAGTCAAACCCCATTCGTGACACATTTGTGCAACGCGAACAGAACCCTGCATCGTCCAGAAATGCGGGTCGGCCAGCGGAATGTCGACGGATTGCAGCGAGATGGTGTGCCCCATCTGACGCCAGTCGGTCGCAATCATATTGGTGGCGGTCGGCAGGCCGGTGGCACGGCGGAACTCGGCCATCACTTCGCGGCCGGAATAGCCTTGCTCCGCACCGCACGGGTCTTCGGCATAAGCCAATACGCCTTTGAGTTCCTTGCCGATTTCAACGGCTTCGGCCAACGACCAAGCACCGTTGGGGTCGAGCGTAATACGGGCTTCGGGGAATCGTTTTGCCAACGCCTTGATGGACTCGGCTTCTTCAAAACCGGCCAACACGCCGCCTTTGAGTTTGAAATCGTTGAAACCGTATTTTTCGTAGGCGGCTTCGGCCAAACGCACCACGGAATCAGGCGTCATGGCCACTTCGTGACGCAGGCGGTACCAGTCGCAGGCATCGTTTTCCTGATTTTGGTACGGCAGGTCGGTTTTTTTGCGGTCGCCGATGAAGAAGAGATAGCCCAGCATTTCCACCGCATCGCGCTGCTGGCCGTCGCCCAAGAGCGAAGCCACGGTCACGTTCAGGAATTTGCCCAACAAATCGAGCATGGCCGCTTCGATGGCGGTTACGACGTGGATGGTGGTGCGCAGGTCGAAAGTCTGCAAACCGCGTCCGCCCGCATCGCGGTCGGCAAATTGATTGCGGACCGCAGTCATCACGTTTTTATATTCGCCGAGCGTTTTGCCGATGACCAAAGGTTTGGCATCTTCCAACGTCTGACGGATTTTTTCGCCGCCCGGCACTTCGCCCACGCCGGTGTTGCCGCTGTTGTCTTTCAGGATAACGATGTTGCGCGTGAAATAAGGGGCGTGCGCGCCGCTCAGGTTCAGCAGCATGCTGTCGTGGCCTGCAACGGGGATAACCTGCATTTCGGTAATAACGGGGGTATTCATTTTGTTCTCCTGATTGAGATGTTTCGGATAATCTGTTTTTCAGACGGCCTCAAATAGCGGTTAGGTCGTCTGAAAATCTGTCGGTGTAGGCAGGTACGGTTAGCCCGCCTTAAGCAGTGTAACCATACGAACGCTTCTTCCCGAGTGATACGGTATCGAATGCGTGCTTGCGTACTACTTGTTTATAGTGGTCACTTTTACCGCTTTCTTTTTTGGCCTGATCCATGTTGACCAAACCACCGCCTTCTTCAATATATCGCACTTCCGCTTTATTGGCTTTCGGATGGTCTTTCGGGTCGTGAACCATTTTCAGCCAGGCAAGGCTAATGAGGATGCCGACCGTACCCATGGAGATGAACACGGATTCCCAGCACAATTCACCGGCATCAAAGCCCAGCGTTTCCGACATCGGTTTGCCCGCAATCGCCAGCGTGGCGCGGTCACCATAGTTGACGTTGGTAACGAAAAAGAGCAAAGCAACAATCATCCAGCGCACATTGGTGCGCTTCATTTCTGCACCCTCGGGCGGAACAGCGGTATTACTGCTCATGGCCAATTTCCTAAATGGAAGCTACTGATGATTACGGATGAGTGCCATTATAGGGAGAGGGATAAACAAATGAATTAGCAGAAATTCTTAAAGCAACGGGGATTTATGGTAGATTTTTGTGCGAAAGCACGAAGAAGAGAAAGGGTAGGGGGAGATGCCCTGACCTTTGCGGGTTTGGTTTATTTTACGCAAAGGTCTTGGGCCTTTTGATTTTTGCAAAGTTTCAGGCCGTCTGAAACGGCTTGTTTTGCTGCTGTCCACAGGAAAAATTGAAAATGCGGACGGAGGGTTTTGTGAAGATTCAGGCTGACGGATTCCGGTTTGCCGTATTCAGACGGCCTATGTCTTGTCAGCGTTTGTTCCGTTCATATATAGGCATGACTTCCGGCAGTATTCTGCGGATGGCATTCATTCGGGTTTCGTTGGCAGGGTGGGTGGATAGGATGGCGATGGATGTTCCATTGCCTGCGCGGTTCATCTTTTCCCAAACGGTAAGTGCGGCCTGTGGATTGTAGCCCGCCTGCGCCATCAGCCGAACACCGCCCGCGTCGGCTTCGCTTTCCTGATGGCGGGAAAACGGTTTGGTAGCGATGAGATCCGAACCGAGCCCGACCAGATCGCCGTCCACGCCCGTCGCTCCTACCAGCAGGCTGCTGCCCAGCCCGGTCAGAAACTGTCCGCCGATGGCCTGTTTGCTGTGTTCTTGCAGGGCGTGTGTCATCTCATGACCGATAACGGCGGCGATTTCGTCGTCGGTCAGCTTCAGGCGCTCGACCATGCCGGTGTAAACCGCCATTTTCCCGCCCGGCATGGCCCAGGCGTTCATTTCGTTACTGCGGATGACGTTCATCTGCCAGTTGAACCTGACGCCGGTTTGGTTGGCGCGGTCGGCGTAAGGACGCAGACGGTTGAATACGCGGTACACGCGCTGTGCGGTCGGCGAAGAAACGTCCAAAGCATGTTTGCTTTTCGCCTGATTGAGCACTTGGGCGTAGCTTTTTGCGGCGTTTTGGTTGAGGGTTTCGGTGTCGTAACCGACCATGTCGGCAACGGATGTGCAGCCGGCCAGCGCAGATACCAACCCCAGCCACAGATACTGTTTTTTATTGATATGTCCCATTGTTAAATCCTTCCGATGGTTTTAAGAAAGTCTGAATTTGTTGCAATATAATAAATATACGGCAAAAGGCCGTCTGAAACATTTTCCGCAAGTTTAGGAAATATTTCAGACGGCCTTTTGGTTCCAACCGCCGAGCGCGGATGAGGATTAAGAACGGCGCTGCTGCGACATCCAGGATTCAATCCGGCGCGCATCGTTTACGCGCGTGGTTGAAGAGGGCGAGTTGAGCAGAACGATGGTAATCGGTTGGTTTTGAACATTGGCTTTGACCACCATCGAGCGGCCGGCTTCGCGGATGTAGCCGGTTTTCTGCAATTCGATGTTCCAGCCACCTTCGCGTACCAGTGCGTTGGAGTTTTTATAGCTTTGGCGGCGGCCTGAAGCGGTATAGACCGAGCCGTAGTTTGAAGTCGAATTCTGACGGATTTGCGGGTATTTGCTGGCGGCGGCAACCATGCGGCTCAAGTCGTGCGCAGTCGAGACGTTGCGCGAATCCAAACCGGTCGGCTCGTAGAAACGGCTGTTGTTCATGCCGAGGCTGCGGGCTTTTGCGTTCATTGCGGCGACAAACGCGCCCATACCACCCGGATAGGTGCGTGCAAGCGCATGAGTGGCACGATTTTCGCTGCTCATCAGACTCAGGTGCAGCAATTCGCGGCGGCTGATGGAAGAGCCGACGCTCAGGCGGCTGCCGGTGCCTTTCAGGCGGTCGATTTCGTCAGGGGTGATTGTGATCATTTCGTTCATGTTCAGCTTGGCATCAAGCGTAACCATCGCGCTCATCAGCTTGGAAATCGAGGCAATCGGCATCACGCGATTGGCATTTTTCTGATACAGCACTTCGCCCGTTTTATTGTTCATAATCAGCGCAGACTGCGAAGACAGTAGCGGGCCGGCAATGGCGGCTTGGGCTTCGACCTGCTGCGCTTTGCTGATGGCAAGCGCTTCCAGCGGGTCTTGCTGGGTCGGATAATTTTGTTCTAAAAACTGGCCCAAAACGTCCATATCGTCTGCTGCGACGGGCATGGCCGCCATCGCCAGAGCCGCACCCAGACAGGCGGCACTGATTTTTTTATAAAACTTGGTCATCGACATAACAAACTCTCAAAATCAAAAAATGCGTGTTGAATCAAGTGGAAACAATTTTATAATTTTGTGCGCTTTCTTTTTTCTTGTAAAGCAACATCTTGAATTTTTGCGATTGTTTGCAACATTTATCTCAATAATAATGCTAAATAAATTAAAATTGCAACAATTACCCGCGAAATTTGATAAACCCCGAGATACTTATTATAATTTTCAGCTTTCTCTGCGGGTATTTTCCCCCGCTCCACCGCCCATCTCATTTTAAATTAAATTTTTAAAGAACAAATCTCCATGTCTGAAGAAAAACGCTTCTGCTCCTTCTGCGGTAAATCCGAAAACGAAGTCAAAAACCTGATTGAAGGCGAAAGCGCCTTTATCTGCAACGAGTGCGTCGAAACCTGCGGCACCATGCTGCACGGCACCGAAAGCGGCGAAACCG
Coding sequences within it:
- the gshB gene encoding glutathione synthase, with amino-acid sequence MKILFIADPPASFKTYKDTTYAMMHEAAKRGWQLFHTLSSELSVRNGLVGANAAPFEFLGAKDDHDHDWFRVQEKIQTALKDFDAVIMRTDPPFDMQYLYATQLLTLAETQGAKVFNSGQSMRDFNEKLAILNFSGFTAPTLVTTRAANVRAFLQEHGDIIVKPLDGMGGMGIFRLTETDPNIGSILETLMRLDTRTIMAQRYIPEIIDGDKRILVIGGKVVPFALARIPQKGETRGNLAAGGRGVAQELSETDREIAETLSPELKRRGILLAGLDVIGRNLTEVNVTSPTGFQEIMKQKNFDVAAMFADAVAEWSGN
- the recN gene encoding DNA repair protein RecN, with the translated sequence MLLALSLRDFVIVENLNLDFQSGFTVLTGETGAGKSITLDAIGLLLGDKADYSQVRNGAKEAQLSALFDISALPALQSQLREQGLLEDGSEELSIRRIIDAKGKSRSYLNNQAATLAQLKAVGEQLIDIHGQNAHHSLNQESAQRSLLDAFAGASAQAETVKQHYQNWVNAKKALQEAQAQSETAAIERERLEWQFNELSRLDLQQGEWENLNQSHDTLAHAAELLQAAEQVGSTIDGDSGLQRQIYQCQKLLGNLQSIEPRFAESLNMLASIEAELGEISANMRDVAARSDLNPAELAAQEQRMGELMGMARKYRVEPEELPQKLAEIDAKLQNLQAATDLAALEQNVAQSHADYQEAAQVLSALRHRAAGRLGAETTEHMQHLAMKGASFTIALLPSSPTAHGLEQVQFQVAANKGSPERPLNKVASGGELARISLSLQVVASQYTNVPTLIFDEVDTGIGGGVAETVGKALRKLGKAHQVLAVTHLPQVAACGENHWQVSKHSEGEQTVSEIKVLDNNGRTEEIARMLGGETITDTTRSHAAEMLSLAAE
- a CDS encoding GntP family permease, coding for MEAAAVSTGQMLIGLAVGIILLLVLAMKTRIHVFVALIISSLVTGMIGGLPFGDVIKSITSGFGSTLGSTGIIIGLGVMMGAILEKSGAAQQMAFSIIKTIGKAKEEWALALTGYVVAIPVFADSGLVILTPLAKSLSRMTGKSVIGLGLAMATGLQLAHVFIPPTPGPLAVAGILDVDMGMMILWGMVMTLPVLVASTLYSKWLGKKIYQIPTEDGTDFERKEFKEEYVKSIENVERIYQEMNLPGAFLSFAPIVIPLILILGNTVVSFLKLENGFAAFLKMIGHPVIALIVGLLIALYGLGVRHSKEELDKSIEEGVKSTGMILFITGAGGALGYVVRDAGIGNALGEAVLTIGMPGILIPFVIAALMRISLGSATVALITAATLTAPLVPQLGLNPTLVAMSTCAGAVSFSYFNDSGFWVFNGLYGLKEVKDQFMAKTMVSFIGSFTALALVLIFDIFM
- the gudD gene encoding glucarate dehydratase, translated to MNTPVITEMQVIPVAGHDSMLLNLSGAHAPYFTRNIVILKDNSGNTGVGEVPGGEKIRQTLEDAKPLVIGKTLGEYKNVMTAVRNQFADRDAGGRGLQTFDLRTTIHVVTAIEAAMLDLLGKFLNVTVASLLGDGQQRDAVEMLGYLFFIGDRKKTDLPYQNQENDACDWYRLRHEVAMTPDSVVRLAEAAYEKYGFNDFKLKGGVLAGFEEAESIKALAKRFPEARITLDPNGAWSLAEAVEIGKELKGVLAYAEDPCGAEQGYSGREVMAEFRRATGLPTATNMIATDWRQMGHTISLQSVDIPLADPHFWTMQGSVRVAQMCHEWGLTWGSHSNNHFDISLAMFTHVAAAAPGNITAIDTHWIWQEGNQRLTKEPLQIKGGLVEVPKKPGLGIELDMDQVQKAHELYKNMGLGARNDAMAMQYLIPGWEFDNKKPCLVR
- a CDS encoding M48 family metallopeptidase gives rise to the protein MGHINKKQYLWLGLVSALAGCTSVADMVGYDTETLNQNAAKSYAQVLNQAKSKHALDVSSPTAQRVYRVFNRLRPYADRANQTGVRFNWQMNVIRSNEMNAWAMPGGKMAVYTGMVERLKLTDDEIAAVIGHEMTHALQEHSKQAIGGQFLTGLGSSLLVGATGVDGDLVGLGSDLIATKPFSRHQESEADAGGVRLMAQAGYNPQAALTVWEKMNRAGNGTSIAILSTHPANETRMNAIRRILPEVMPIYERNKR
- a CDS encoding serine hydrolase is translated as MSMTKFYKKISAACLGAALAMAAMPVAADDMDVLGQFLEQNYPTQQDPLEALAISKAQQVEAQAAIAGPLLSSQSALIMNNKTGEVLYQKNANRVMPIASISKLMSAMVTLDAKLNMNEMITITPDEIDRLKGTGSRLSVGSSISRRELLHLSLMSSENRATHALARTYPGGMGAFVAAMNAKARSLGMNNSRFYEPTGLDSRNVSTAHDLSRMVAAASKYPQIRQNSTSNYGSVYTASGRRQSYKNSNALVREGGWNIELQKTGYIREAGRSMVVKANVQNQPITIVLLNSPSSTTRVNDARRIESWMSQQRRS